One genomic region from Cellulomonas hominis encodes:
- a CDS encoding malonic semialdehyde reductase, which yields MSIDTELRVPAEIADLVFRSARTVNTFADDEVTDEQVRAVWDVVRWGPTAMNTLPLRLLLVRSPEARERLVGHMNDGNKAKTLRAPLSIVVAADLDFHEHLPRLAPHMAGARENLAGAEAVRERMSRDNAFLQAGYLIVGLRAAGLHVGPMTGYDAAGLDADLFAGTSWRSIMVANVGAAPADVEGFGMPASHPRQTRLDFEDVARTI from the coding sequence ATGAGCATCGACACCGAGCTGCGCGTCCCCGCCGAGATCGCCGACCTGGTCTTCCGGTCCGCGCGCACCGTCAACACCTTCGCCGACGACGAGGTGACGGACGAGCAGGTCCGCGCCGTCTGGGACGTCGTGCGCTGGGGTCCGACCGCGATGAACACCCTCCCGCTCCGGCTGCTGCTGGTGCGCTCCCCCGAGGCCCGCGAGCGCCTGGTCGGGCACATGAACGACGGCAACAAGGCCAAGACCCTGCGCGCCCCGCTGAGCATCGTGGTGGCCGCGGACCTCGACTTCCACGAGCACCTGCCCCGGCTCGCCCCGCACATGGCCGGCGCGCGCGAGAACCTCGCCGGCGCCGAGGCGGTCCGCGAGCGCATGTCCCGCGACAACGCCTTCCTGCAGGCCGGCTACCTGATCGTCGGGCTGCGCGCCGCGGGGCTGCACGTCGGCCCGATGACCGGCTACGACGCCGCCGGGCTCGACGCCGACCTGTTCGCCGGGACGTCCTGGCGGTCGATCATGGTCGCGAACGTCGGCGCCGCGCCGGCCGACGTGGAGGGCTTCGGCATGCCGGCCTCGCACCCGCGCCAGACCCGCCTCGACTTCGAGGACGTCGCCCGCACGATCTGA